One segment of Neobacillus endophyticus DNA contains the following:
- a CDS encoding SDR family oxidoreductase, with translation MKYYPVYPYYGKKTKCEEQLLAFPPQHQEHPGLEYVMNPRPIYENPSYMGSQKLQDQVAIVTGGDSGIGRAVSIAFAKEGADIVFVYLNEHRDAEETKTKIEEIGRRCLALPADLRYKNNGMQVVDQTVKTFGKLDTLVNNIGVAYPQENITDISEEQLISTFATNIFSFFFMTQAAMPYLMPGSSIINTASAAAYDGEKNLIDYSSTKGAVVSFTRALSKSIVEKGIRVNAVAPSYTWTPLITTAFYGDQLTTLGTNTPMKRAAQPFELAPTYVYLASQDSQYVTGQTLHVNGGYVTSS, from the coding sequence ATGAAATACTATCCCGTGTATCCTTATTACGGTAAAAAAACAAAGTGTGAAGAGCAATTGCTTGCTTTTCCCCCGCAGCATCAGGAACATCCCGGATTGGAATATGTAATGAATCCTAGACCGATATACGAAAATCCCTCCTATATGGGCAGTCAAAAGCTGCAAGATCAAGTGGCGATCGTTACGGGAGGTGACAGCGGCATTGGACGTGCTGTTTCCATTGCATTTGCCAAAGAAGGAGCCGATATTGTCTTCGTATATCTTAATGAACATCGGGACGCGGAAGAAACCAAAACAAAAATCGAAGAGATTGGAAGAAGATGCTTAGCACTGCCAGCCGACCTTCGGTACAAAAATAATGGTATGCAGGTGGTGGACCAAACGGTCAAAACGTTTGGTAAATTGGATACTCTTGTAAACAACATTGGTGTGGCCTATCCCCAAGAAAACATTACAGACATATCAGAAGAACAGCTAATCTCTACCTTCGCGACCAATATCTTTTCCTTTTTCTTTATGACACAGGCTGCCATGCCCTATTTAATGCCTGGGAGTTCTATTATCAACACCGCCTCAGCAGCGGCCTATGATGGAGAAAAAAATTTAATTGACTATTCCTCTACAAAAGGGGCTGTTGTCTCCTTTACACGGGCGCTTTCTAAATCGATCGTCGAGAAAGGTATTCGTGTTAACGCCGTGGCTCCATCATATACTTGGACACCATTAATTACCACTGCCTTCTATGGAGATCAATTGACAACCTTGGGCACGAATACTCCCATGAAACGGGCAGCTCAGCCCTTTGAACTGGCTCCAACTTACGTCTACCTTGCAAGTCAAGATTCCCAATATGTCACTGGGCAAACTCTGCATGTAAACGGCGGTTATGTTACGTCATCATAA
- a CDS encoding metal-dependent hydrolase, with protein MDTFSHVVMGVGLGTLAFIDPLVADHSTLSHAVMLGTVIGSNAPDFDFIYLAKGKGSYFRNHRALSHSVLLLPLWSIAISGSTYFFFPTASFPHLFLWTLLAVMLHVFFDLFNVHGTQVLHPFSKKWIAFDSLPLLDPTILLAHFLGFILLPFFDPGKVFLIIYLFIFLYLAVRTLSTVLTKRKLNCHFRNSIRIKLIPRITLLNWDIIIETNEDYLFGVYSEGSLLIEHSFSKKIDFPELVSNSKNHPAVSDFLSSTQYAYPFVRARKNGYFIFWKDLRFRSNKFFPTLVILWISSDLKIKNDFIGTLHSLKQYKQVIKDLNKTITLNEKPPA; from the coding sequence ATGGATACATTTTCTCACGTCGTCATGGGAGTTGGGTTAGGTACTCTTGCTTTCATAGATCCTTTAGTCGCAGATCATTCAACCCTATCCCATGCCGTCATGCTAGGGACAGTAATCGGTTCAAACGCACCTGACTTTGACTTTATTTATCTAGCAAAAGGCAAGGGAAGCTATTTTCGGAATCACAGAGCCCTTTCACATTCCGTTCTGCTATTACCATTATGGAGCATCGCCATTTCAGGTAGTACTTATTTCTTTTTCCCAACAGCCTCTTTTCCTCATTTATTTTTATGGACACTATTAGCAGTGATGCTGCATGTCTTTTTTGATTTATTTAATGTCCATGGAACGCAAGTTTTACATCCCTTTTCAAAAAAGTGGATAGCTTTTGATTCACTCCCATTATTGGATCCCACGATTTTGTTAGCACATTTTTTAGGGTTTATCCTGCTTCCTTTCTTTGACCCGGGAAAGGTCTTCCTCATAATCTATCTATTTATTTTTCTTTACCTTGCTGTCAGGACTCTTTCAACAGTCTTGACAAAAAGAAAATTAAATTGCCATTTTCGCAACTCCATCCGCATTAAGTTGATTCCACGTATTACCTTACTAAATTGGGACATTATCATTGAGACAAATGAAGATTATTTGTTTGGCGTTTATTCAGAAGGCAGTTTGCTGATCGAACATTCTTTTTCCAAGAAAATAGACTTTCCAGAACTGGTTTCTAACAGTAAGAACCACCCTGCCGTTTCAGACTTTCTTTCTAGTACCCAATATGCCTATCCCTTTGTTCGTGCAAGAAAAAATGGCTATTTCATTTTTTGGAAGGACCTTCGTTTTCGCAGCAATAAGTTTTTTCCCACTCTTGTCATCTTATGGATATCATCCGACTTAAAGATTAAGAATGACTTTATAGGGACATTGCACTCCTTAAAACAATACAAACAGGTGATAAAAGACTTAAATAAAACCATCACCCTTAACGAAAAACCACCTGCTTAA
- a CDS encoding MGDG synthase family glycosyltransferase: MEKKLLIISSDHTGHGHKSITESLCERAKAYSGLTIHVVDGFSLGNRLLLNIGKSYGPITRNAESLWKMIWKLSAIKPSLVDHFIESLIRDDFLELLAEVKPDLILSVHPNFNGSILNILEKHMIKIPFVTLIADLVNIFPLWADKRANYIISPTLEAQDKCREFGIPHEKIQVSGFPVRSRFFRKNDTQQKWYRKGQSLTFLIMSGGEGAGNMKKIAETLLSHFDCTVKIVAGKNKKLKNKLERSLKHQYGERVMIYGFTHNIQDLMLSSDIAFTRGSPNVMFEAIASNTPLIITGALPGQEEDNPAFAENFNLGVVCKNQKDIKHTITQLLENDGEKLHRMMTCQRKFVNANAAEDILQFILNVGESDSEKAKVKLL, translated from the coding sequence ATGGAAAAGAAATTACTGATTATTTCTTCCGACCATACAGGACATGGACATAAAAGTATAACAGAATCTCTATGCGAGAGAGCCAAAGCTTATAGTGGATTAACGATACATGTAGTAGATGGATTTTCTCTTGGTAATCGATTGTTATTAAATATAGGAAAATCTTATGGACCCATCACGAGAAACGCTGAGAGCTTATGGAAGATGATATGGAAACTATCAGCGATAAAACCCTCTTTAGTAGACCATTTTATTGAATCATTGATAAGAGATGACTTTCTAGAATTGCTGGCAGAAGTGAAGCCGGATCTAATTTTATCCGTTCATCCTAATTTTAACGGCTCTATTTTAAATATTTTGGAGAAGCACATGATAAAAATCCCTTTTGTTACTCTAATTGCTGACCTCGTAAATATTTTCCCCCTTTGGGCTGATAAAAGGGCCAATTATATTATAAGCCCCACTTTGGAAGCCCAAGATAAATGTAGGGAATTCGGAATTCCGCATGAGAAAATCCAGGTTTCAGGATTTCCGGTCCGATCCCGTTTTTTTCGAAAGAACGATACTCAACAAAAATGGTATCGAAAAGGACAATCATTAACCTTCTTGATCATGAGCGGTGGTGAAGGCGCAGGCAACATGAAGAAAATAGCTGAAACCCTCCTCAGCCATTTTGATTGCACCGTCAAAATTGTCGCTGGGAAAAACAAAAAACTTAAAAATAAGCTGGAAAGGTCCCTTAAACATCAATATGGCGAAAGAGTGATGATCTATGGATTCACCCACAATATCCAAGATTTAATGCTAAGCTCTGATATTGCTTTTACCAGAGGAAGTCCCAATGTTATGTTTGAGGCCATAGCTTCTAATACACCATTGATCATTACTGGAGCTTTGCCAGGTCAGGAAGAGGACAATCCAGCTTTTGCCGAGAATTTCAATTTGGGCGTCGTTTGTAAAAACCAAAAGGATATTAAACATACCATCACCCAATTACTTGAAAATGACGGAGAGAAACTCCATAGAATGATGACCTGCCAAAGAAAGTTTGTAAATGCAAATGCAGCGGAAGACATTCTGCAATTCATTTTGAATGTCGGGGAGTCTGATTCTGAAAAAGCAAAAGTAAAACTATTATAA
- a CDS encoding LysR family transcriptional regulator has translation MTLFQLEVFLKVVATKSFTRAGEQIGLSQSAVSQAVAALESELNVKLLNRHRNGVSLTEVGERITSLIKDLLTIKSKIVNEASGITEIETGTIRIASISGMAAKLLPGMISSFKQRFPGVDVTLYEGSYEEVKNWIKLSVVDVGLIAEEKHEFEFFPLLQDKMVVIIPEQHPLSHQSDIKLKEIAKEPFILPKECDRLLRTVFKEQGVTPSIPFEVSDIATIIAMVQEGVGNTILPELAIPSILPKVHVSYLSPQVYQNLGLEIRSSDYMSSVLTAFIHEAQEFTKNLSLRLFNSYHSVITKKG, from the coding sequence ATGACATTATTTCAATTAGAGGTATTTTTAAAGGTAGTAGCAACGAAAAGTTTTACGAGAGCGGGAGAGCAAATCGGCCTTTCGCAATCGGCCGTCAGTCAGGCAGTGGCTGCGCTGGAATCGGAGCTAAATGTAAAATTATTAAACCGCCATAGGAATGGGGTCAGCTTAACCGAAGTAGGGGAGCGTATTACGAGCCTGATAAAGGATTTATTAACGATCAAATCAAAAATTGTAAACGAAGCTAGCGGAATCACTGAAATCGAAACGGGTACGATTAGAATCGCCAGTATTTCAGGCATGGCAGCTAAATTATTGCCAGGCATGATCAGTTCCTTTAAACAACGATTTCCAGGTGTGGATGTCACGCTATACGAAGGGAGCTATGAAGAGGTTAAGAATTGGATCAAATTATCGGTAGTGGATGTGGGGCTGATTGCGGAGGAAAAGCATGAATTTGAATTTTTTCCGTTACTGCAGGATAAAATGGTGGTAATTATACCGGAACAGCACCCATTGAGCCATCAATCCGATATTAAACTAAAGGAAATCGCCAAGGAGCCCTTCATCCTGCCAAAGGAATGCGACCGTCTTCTTCGTACTGTTTTTAAAGAACAAGGGGTAACTCCTTCCATCCCGTTTGAAGTCAGTGACATCGCTACGATCATTGCTATGGTTCAAGAAGGGGTGGGGAACACCATTCTCCCGGAGCTGGCCATTCCCTCCATATTGCCGAAAGTGCATGTTTCCTACTTAAGTCCACAAGTATACCAAAACTTAGGCCTTGAGATTCGTTCATCTGACTACATGAGTTCTGTTTTGACAGCCTTTATTCATGAGGCACAAGAATTCACCAAAAATCTATCCTTGAGATTATTCAACAGTTACCATTCTGTTATTACTAAAAAAGGTTAA
- the trxA gene encoding thioredoxin has translation MSISHANGQEIQKEIETSASVLIDCWAPWCGPCRMIGAVLEEIDFEHDVKIVKVNADENPEFISENQVMGIPTMLFFQNGQLVKRITGFQPKDMLVESLKDSGLIA, from the coding sequence ATGAGTATTTCACACGCTAACGGGCAGGAAATTCAGAAGGAAATTGAAACAAGTGCATCTGTACTGATCGATTGCTGGGCGCCATGGTGCGGCCCATGCAGAATGATTGGCGCTGTCTTGGAGGAAATTGATTTCGAACATGATGTCAAAATTGTCAAAGTAAATGCGGATGAAAATCCCGAGTTTATCAGTGAGAATCAAGTAATGGGAATTCCTACAATGTTATTTTTCCAAAATGGCCAGCTTGTGAAAAGAATTACCGGCTTTCAACCTAAAGACATGCTGGTCGAATCCCTAAAGGATTCCGGCTTGATTGCTTAA
- a CDS encoding DUF3231 family protein: MKVFDVIHDAFQPFMDGKKRPLNVMEVSNLWFFLLGTETTMRSEEIGYNLAQDPELKQILKNVRETLHIPIRDELKEFLMKEGIPLPQTTPEKPLGDFRDIPEGAKLNDEELANLMSYNLAMGVNYAAKGLSESIRADVGLIFSKILLKKTLSGLTLKQYLDRHEWLRIPPFYNVKDQQF, from the coding sequence ATGAAGGTATTTGATGTGATTCATGATGCATTTCAGCCCTTTATGGACGGAAAGAAACGCCCATTGAATGTGATGGAGGTTTCTAACCTTTGGTTTTTTCTGTTAGGGACGGAAACGACTATGCGAAGCGAAGAAATAGGTTACAATCTTGCCCAAGATCCTGAATTGAAACAAATTTTAAAGAACGTTAGGGAAACGCTGCATATCCCGATTCGAGACGAGCTCAAAGAGTTCTTAATGAAAGAAGGCATACCCCTGCCGCAAACGACACCGGAAAAGCCGCTCGGCGATTTCCGTGATATACCGGAGGGAGCAAAGCTCAACGATGAAGAATTGGCCAATTTAATGTCCTATAACCTCGCAATGGGGGTTAATTATGCGGCAAAAGGACTTTCAGAATCTATCCGTGCCGATGTAGGACTTATTTTTTCTAAAATTTTACTAAAAAAGACCTTATCTGGTTTAACGCTCAAACAGTACTTGGATCGGCATGAATGGCTCCGTATTCCGCCGTTTTATAATGTGAAGGACCAACAGTTTTAG
- a CDS encoding MFS transporter, translated as MNSLRSNNRPFLTEKLWTAKFITLWQAQLVSTFGDAFYNIALGVWTLAATHSTAYMGILLGISSLAGVLVSPFAGVWVDRLNRKRILILMDVIRGICIVLVALAAFQMVIKIWMVTIAGIVLGVCGAIFRPALNSVIPDLIPEAKIENATSAFSIVSSSANMFGSASGGYLLQLLGAPCLFFINGFSYLFSCLSICFIKIPTIKKRSTQHFMEDLKSGFQYIWNFEGLRSSLILVASFNFLSYIAVILFLPFFQFTNGLGIGKYGLTMGCFMFGAMAGYILMTILKIPANSRFMFFILSVIASNIFLILSVHIRLFILMALFVLAGGFFNAIINVMLLSIIQISTPQEMRGKVQSFVSIASQGLTPIAMAAGGILGRYFSIKLIITLAFFMVIVVTIPFAFNKRFRTFMSLENQHVTGERAVT; from the coding sequence ATGAATTCTTTAAGAAGTAATAATCGCCCCTTCCTAACCGAAAAGCTTTGGACGGCAAAATTTATCACTCTATGGCAAGCACAGCTTGTATCGACTTTCGGTGATGCCTTTTATAATATCGCACTTGGTGTTTGGACACTTGCTGCCACCCATTCCACTGCCTATATGGGAATTCTTCTTGGCATAAGTTCTTTGGCAGGAGTATTGGTTTCACCTTTTGCAGGAGTATGGGTCGACCGACTAAACCGAAAACGAATCCTCATTTTAATGGATGTCATCAGAGGAATATGCATCGTACTTGTTGCTTTAGCTGCCTTTCAAATGGTTATAAAAATTTGGATGGTGACCATTGCAGGAATCGTTCTTGGCGTATGCGGTGCCATCTTCAGACCAGCCCTTAATTCCGTGATTCCCGACCTGATACCGGAGGCAAAAATAGAGAATGCCACTTCAGCCTTTTCCATTGTTTCAAGCAGTGCCAATATGTTCGGAAGTGCTTCAGGCGGGTATTTGCTGCAGTTGTTAGGCGCACCTTGTCTGTTCTTTATAAATGGATTTTCCTATCTATTTTCCTGTCTTTCTATTTGTTTTATTAAAATTCCAACGATAAAAAAAAGAAGTACACAGCATTTTATGGAGGATTTGAAAAGCGGCTTCCAGTATATCTGGAATTTCGAAGGATTGCGATCCTCTCTTATCTTGGTGGCCTCTTTTAATTTTTTATCCTACATAGCCGTTATTCTTTTTCTGCCTTTCTTTCAATTTACTAACGGGCTTGGCATCGGGAAATATGGGCTCACAATGGGATGTTTTATGTTTGGCGCCATGGCAGGCTACATTTTGATGACCATTTTAAAGATCCCAGCCAACAGCAGATTTATGTTCTTCATCCTATCTGTCATTGCTTCAAATATCTTTCTGATTCTATCCGTCCATATACGTTTATTCATTCTGATGGCTCTATTTGTTTTGGCAGGTGGCTTTTTTAATGCCATCATCAATGTCATGCTGCTCTCCATTATACAAATCTCTACTCCACAAGAAATGCGGGGCAAGGTCCAATCATTTGTATCGATTGCAAGCCAAGGGCTGACACCGATTGCCATGGCTGCGGGAGGGATTCTGGGCAGATATTTTTCTATTAAACTGATTATTACATTAGCTTTTTTTATGGTGATTGTGGTAACAATTCCCTTCGCCTTTAACAAGCGATTCCGTACTTTTATGTCTTTAGAAAATCAACACGTTACGGGCGAAAGAGCTGTTACATAG